One part of the Coffea eugenioides isolate CCC68of chromosome 10, Ceug_1.0, whole genome shotgun sequence genome encodes these proteins:
- the LOC113749191 gene encoding protein NRT1/ PTR FAMILY 5.10-like isoform X2 yields the protein MEIGILHPRLVNTNITATAAGSLERFAYFGIESNLINYLTGPIGESVATAAANVNTWVGVVSLVPIFGAFVADSFLGRYKSIIIAAILYILGLGLLTLSATITPIVTGASDFQDRTKNESGPESPDKYIKALFFGSLYLVALAQGYNTFLQAFGANQFDEKHPEESIAKSSFFNWWFCVGAMGAIATHLILPYIQDNINWGIGFGIPCLAVIVGLILFLLGNKTYRFPATIGDKEVEIRYGKKDKGFKKSISALYIVAPSSSREESPLHDEFLKDDSPPAGDDSTNINETSSKTKEIKEVLRLFPIWVTCLTYTIGHAQSCTLFTKQATTLDRSIGQSYSIPAAALRIIIALSVVFCSIIYDRIFVPIARRITRYSSGITMLQRIGIGMAISVLNMVIAAVIEKKRLKTARDFGLLDIPNATVPMSFWWLAPQYLLFGLVDVLINVGMQEFFYDQVPTELRCLGLSFSQGTIGIGDFLSSFLVSMIDKITSQGGRESWFSDNLNRAHVDYFYWLLAGIGVVGLIPFVCLAKSYIYREPNNIKNDSDV from the exons ATGGAGATCGGCATCTTGCATCCTAGGTTAGTAAACACTAATATTACTGCAACAG CTGCAGGAAGTCTTGAGAGGTTTGCATATTTTGGAATAGAATCAAATCTCATTAACTATCTGACCGGGCCAATTGGAGAATCTGTTGCAACAGCTGCGGCTAATGTCAATACATGGGTTGGCGTAGTTTCACTTGTACCAATTTTTGGAGCATTTGTGGCCGATTCCTTCCTTGGCCGCTACAAATCAATCATCATTGCTGCCATTCTCTACATCTTG GGACTCGGATTGTTGACCCTTTCTGCAACGATTACTCCAATAGTTACCGGAGCTTCAGATTTCCAAGATAGAACCAAGAATGAATCAGGGCCTGAATCACCTGATAAGTATATCAAAGCTTTGTTTTTTGGATCACTGTATCTGGTTGCACTGGCGCAAGGATATAACACCTTTCTTCAAGCCTTTGGAGCCAATCAATTTGATGAAAAACATCCGGAAGAGAGCATAGCCAAGAGCTCATTCTTCAACTGGTGGTTTTGTGTCGGGGCCATGGGTGCAATAGCTACACATTTAATCTTACCTTACATTCAGGACAACATAAACTGGGGCATTGGTTTTGGGATTCCATGTCTGGCCGTGATAGTCGGGCTTATCCTGTTTTTACTGGGAAACAAAACGTATCGATTTCCTGCCACAATAGGTGATAAAGAGGTAGAAATCCGTTATGGGAAGAAGGACAAGGGATTCAAGAAAAGCATCAGTGCTTTGTACATTGTAGCTCCCTCATCAAGCCGTGAAGAAAGCCCTCTGCATGACGA GTTTCTCAAGGATGATTCGCCTCCTGCAGGTGATGATTCAACAAACATTAATGAAACCTCTAGCAAGACTAAAGAAATAAAGGAAGTTTTAAGGCTGTTTCCAATATGGGTAACCTGTTTAACGTATACAATTGGGCATGCTCAATCCTGCACATTATTTACGAAGCAAGCAACAACACTTGACAGATCAATAGGGCAAAGTTATAGTATACCAGCTGCAGCACTTCGGATTATCATCGCCCTTTCTGTAGTGTTCTGTAGCATAATTTATGATCGAATTTTCGTCCCAATTGCGAGAAGGATAACAAGATATTCCTCTGGGATAACAATGCTTCAGAGAATAGGAATTGGCATGGCAATATCTGTCCTGAACATGGTCATTGCAGCTGTGATTGAGAAGAAAAGACTCAAAACTGCTCGAGATTTTGGTCTCCTCGACATTCCTAATGCAACAGTTCCCATGAGCTTTTGGTGGTTGGCGCCTCAATATTTATTATTTGGACTAGTTGATGTGTTGATTAACGTAGGAATGCAGGAATTCTTCTATGATCAGGTGCCTACAGAATTAAGATGTTTAGGCCTCTCTTTTTCCCAGGGGACCATAGGCATAGGCGATTTCTTGAGCAGCTTTCTGGTCTCTATGATTGACAAAATTACAAGCCAAGGGGGTAGAGAAAGTTGGTTCTCAGATAACTTAAATCGAGCACATGTTGATTACTTCTATTGGCTGCTTGCTGGAATAGGTGTTGTGGGTTTAATTCCATTTGTCTGTTTAGCAAAATCTTACATTTATAGGGAACCAAATAATATCAAAAACGATTCTGATGTATAG
- the LOC113749192 gene encoding protein NRT1/ PTR FAMILY 5.10-like isoform X2 produces MAISTAKGSRNLEAVTPLLVRDDDEVLEGYVDYRGYPSKRSKSGGWRSASLILGGGSLERFAFRGIECNLVNYLTGPLGQSMAIAAGNVNLWTGLGSLMPVFGAIVADSFVGLYQTNIISSILYILGLGFSTLAVALISNNQETSRIAAVPSTELQVLFFVSLYLVALAQGYQSTIQVFGADQFDRQHQEESKANTSFFNWWLFGLSFGVVLAYLILPYIQENIGWGIGFGIPCLAMVIGLILLLLGHRTYRFAIRRDDTCPCSYEDDQEASQNNPQQIIQAHEFLNKVLHAKKDDTKDNIISGSSRSKHTEVKKTLKLLPIWSSCLMYAIAWAQVPTFFTKQATGVDKSIGQSFNIPSASLRVFIPLTTMCCTSIYDRVFVPLARIVTENPSGITEFQRIKIGMTISVLDMVIAALVEKKRLGIAQEYGLIDIPNSTVPMSFWLLVPQNMLCSIAYVFTVVGMQKFFYDQPKLFQSDSFTVSSVHMVNENEREIGGN; encoded by the exons ATGGCGATCTCCACAGCTAAGGGAAGCAGAAACTTGGAAGCTGTCACTCCTCTTCTGGTCAGGGATGATGATGAAGTGCTGGAAGGTTATGTGGATTACAGGGGCTATCCGTCTAAGCGATCCAAATCAGGAGGGTGGAGATCAGCATCTTTAATCCTAG GTGGTGGAAGTCTTGAGAGGTTTGCATTTCGCGGGATAGAATGCAATCTCGTAAACTATCTGACGGGGCCGCTTGGACAGTCCATGGCAATTGCAGCTGGAAATGTAAATTTGTGGACAGGTTTAGGATCCTTGATGCCAGTTTTTGGAGCAATAGTTGCCGATTCATTTGTTGGCCTCTATCAAACGAACATCATTTCTTCCATCCTCTACATCCTG GGACTCGGCTTTTCGACCCTAGCAGTTGCACTTATTTCAAACAATCAAGAAACGAGCAGGATTGCAGCTGTCCCATCTACTGAACTGCAAGTTTTATTTTTCGTCTCGCTATACTTGGTAGCATTGGCGCAAGGATATCAATCCACCATACAAGTCTTCGGAGCTGATCAATTTGATCGACAACATCAAGAAGAAAGCAAAGCCAATACCTCATTTTTCAATTGGTGGCTTTTTGGATTGTCTTTTGGTGTTGTTTTAGCATATCTGATCTTACCCTACATTCAAGAAAATATAGGGTGGGGAATTGGTTTTGGAATTCCATGTCTAGCAATGGTAATTGGGCTCATCCTACTTTTACTGGGACATAGAACTTACCGCTTTGCTATTAGAAGAGATGATACATGCCCTTGCTCGTATGAAGACGATCAAGAAGCTTCGCAAAATAATCCTCAACAAATCATTCAAGCTCACGA GTTTCTCAACAAAGTTTTGCATGCAAAGAAAGATGATACAAAGGACAATATCATCTCAGGTTCCTCCAGGAGTAAGCATACAGAAGTAAAGAAAACTCTAAAGCTGCTCCCCATATGGTCTTCTTGTTTAATGTACGCAATTGCCTGGGCACAAGTTCCCACATTTTTTACCAAGCAAGCAACCGGAGTGGACAAATCAATAGGGCAAAGCTTCAATATCCCATCAGCTTCCCTTCGGGTGTTCATCCCACTTACGACAATGTGCTGCACTTCAATATATGACCGAGTCTTTGTGCCATTAGCAAGAATTGTGACAGAAAATCCCTCGGGAATAACGGAATTCCAGAGAATAAAAATCGGGATGACAATATCTGTACTGGATATGGTTATTGCAGCTCTAGTTgagaagaaaagacttggaattGCTCAAGAATATGGTCTAATTGATATCCCAAATTCAACAGTTCCTATGAGTTTCTGGTTGTTGGTGCCTCAAAATATGTTGTGTTCAATAGCATATGTGTTCACCGTTGTGGGAATGCAGAAGTTTTTCTATGATCAG CCGAAATTGTTTCAATCGGACAGTTTCACTGTGTCGTCTGTGCATATGGTGAATGAAAATGAGAGGGAGATAGGAGGTAACTAA
- the LOC113749192 gene encoding protein NRT1/ PTR FAMILY 5.10-like isoform X1: MAISTAKGSRNLEAVTPLLVRDDDEVLEGYVDYRGYPSKRSKSGGWRSASLILGGGSLERFAFRGIECNLVNYLTGPLGQSMAIAAGNVNLWTGLGSLMPVFGAIVADSFVGLYQTNIISSILYILGLGFSTLAVALISNNQETSRIAAVPSTELQVLFFVSLYLVALAQGYQSTIQVFGADQFDRQHQEESKANTSFFNWWLFGLSFGVVLAYLILPYIQENIGWGIGFGIPCLAMVIGLILLLLGHRTYRFAIRRDDTCPCSYEDDQEASQNNPQQIIQAHEFLNKVLHAKKDDTKDNIISGSSRSKHTEVKKTLKLLPIWSSCLMYAIAWAQVPTFFTKQATGVDKSIGQSFNIPSASLRVFIPLTTMCCTSIYDRVFVPLARIVTENPSGITEFQRIKIGMTISVLDMVIAALVEKKRLGIAQEYGLIDIPNSTVPMSFWLLVPQNMLCSIAYVFTVVGMQKFFYDQVPTELRSIGLSLSFGALGVGNFLSSLLIYVIDEITSQNGRDSWFSNNLNRAHLDYFYWLLAGLGFLGLVAFAFLEKSFSKENISLERTAQA; this comes from the exons ATGGCGATCTCCACAGCTAAGGGAAGCAGAAACTTGGAAGCTGTCACTCCTCTTCTGGTCAGGGATGATGATGAAGTGCTGGAAGGTTATGTGGATTACAGGGGCTATCCGTCTAAGCGATCCAAATCAGGAGGGTGGAGATCAGCATCTTTAATCCTAG GTGGTGGAAGTCTTGAGAGGTTTGCATTTCGCGGGATAGAATGCAATCTCGTAAACTATCTGACGGGGCCGCTTGGACAGTCCATGGCAATTGCAGCTGGAAATGTAAATTTGTGGACAGGTTTAGGATCCTTGATGCCAGTTTTTGGAGCAATAGTTGCCGATTCATTTGTTGGCCTCTATCAAACGAACATCATTTCTTCCATCCTCTACATCCTG GGACTCGGCTTTTCGACCCTAGCAGTTGCACTTATTTCAAACAATCAAGAAACGAGCAGGATTGCAGCTGTCCCATCTACTGAACTGCAAGTTTTATTTTTCGTCTCGCTATACTTGGTAGCATTGGCGCAAGGATATCAATCCACCATACAAGTCTTCGGAGCTGATCAATTTGATCGACAACATCAAGAAGAAAGCAAAGCCAATACCTCATTTTTCAATTGGTGGCTTTTTGGATTGTCTTTTGGTGTTGTTTTAGCATATCTGATCTTACCCTACATTCAAGAAAATATAGGGTGGGGAATTGGTTTTGGAATTCCATGTCTAGCAATGGTAATTGGGCTCATCCTACTTTTACTGGGACATAGAACTTACCGCTTTGCTATTAGAAGAGATGATACATGCCCTTGCTCGTATGAAGACGATCAAGAAGCTTCGCAAAATAATCCTCAACAAATCATTCAAGCTCACGA GTTTCTCAACAAAGTTTTGCATGCAAAGAAAGATGATACAAAGGACAATATCATCTCAGGTTCCTCCAGGAGTAAGCATACAGAAGTAAAGAAAACTCTAAAGCTGCTCCCCATATGGTCTTCTTGTTTAATGTACGCAATTGCCTGGGCACAAGTTCCCACATTTTTTACCAAGCAAGCAACCGGAGTGGACAAATCAATAGGGCAAAGCTTCAATATCCCATCAGCTTCCCTTCGGGTGTTCATCCCACTTACGACAATGTGCTGCACTTCAATATATGACCGAGTCTTTGTGCCATTAGCAAGAATTGTGACAGAAAATCCCTCGGGAATAACGGAATTCCAGAGAATAAAAATCGGGATGACAATATCTGTACTGGATATGGTTATTGCAGCTCTAGTTgagaagaaaagacttggaattGCTCAAGAATATGGTCTAATTGATATCCCAAATTCAACAGTTCCTATGAGTTTCTGGTTGTTGGTGCCTCAAAATATGTTGTGTTCAATAGCATATGTGTTCACCGTTGTGGGAATGCAGAAGTTTTTCTATGATCAGGTACCTACAGAATTAAGAAGCATTGgcctctctctttcttttggtGCACTTGGAGTAGGGAACTTCTTAAGCAGCTTGCTCATATATGTCATTGATGAAAtaacaagtcaaaatggaagGGATAGTTggttttctaacaacttgaatCGAGCACATCTTGATTATTTCTATTGGCTTCTTGCTGGACTAGGTTTCCTAGGTCTAGTAGCCTTTGCCTTCTTAGAAAAATCGTTCTCTAAGGAAAATATTAGTCTTGAAAGGACTGCTCAAGCATAA
- the LOC113749191 gene encoding protein NRT1/ PTR FAMILY 5.10-like isoform X3: MGWRSFTCTNFWSICGRFLPWPLQINHHCCHSLHLVTGASDFQDRTKNESGPESPDKYIKALFFGSLYLVALAQGYNTFLQAFGANQFDEKHPEESIAKSSFFNWWFCVGAMGAIATHLILPYIQDNINWGIGFGIPCLAVIVGLILFLLGNKTYRFPATIGDKEVEIRYGKKDKGFKKSISALYIVAPSSSREESPLHDEFLKDDSPPAGDDSTNINETSSKTKEIKEVLRLFPIWVTCLTYTIGHAQSCTLFTKQATTLDRSIGQSYSIPAAALRIIIALSVVFCSIIYDRIFVPIARRITRYSSGITMLQRIGIGMAISVLNMVIAAVIEKKRLKTARDFGLLDIPNATVPMSFWWLAPQYLLFGLVDVLINVGMQEFFYDQVPTELRCLGLSFSQGTIGIGDFLSSFLVSMIDKITSQGGRESWFSDNLNRAHVDYFYWLLAGIGVVGLIPFVCLAKSYIYREPNNIKNDSDV, from the exons ATGGGTTGGCGTAGTTTCACTTGTACCAATTTTTGGAGCATTTGTGGCCGATTCCTTCCTTGGCCGCTACAAATCAATCATCATTGCTGCCATTCTCTACATCTTG TTACCGGAGCTTCAGATTTCCAAGATAGAACCAAGAATGAATCAGGGCCTGAATCACCTGATAAGTATATCAAAGCTTTGTTTTTTGGATCACTGTATCTGGTTGCACTGGCGCAAGGATATAACACCTTTCTTCAAGCCTTTGGAGCCAATCAATTTGATGAAAAACATCCGGAAGAGAGCATAGCCAAGAGCTCATTCTTCAACTGGTGGTTTTGTGTCGGGGCCATGGGTGCAATAGCTACACATTTAATCTTACCTTACATTCAGGACAACATAAACTGGGGCATTGGTTTTGGGATTCCATGTCTGGCCGTGATAGTCGGGCTTATCCTGTTTTTACTGGGAAACAAAACGTATCGATTTCCTGCCACAATAGGTGATAAAGAGGTAGAAATCCGTTATGGGAAGAAGGACAAGGGATTCAAGAAAAGCATCAGTGCTTTGTACATTGTAGCTCCCTCATCAAGCCGTGAAGAAAGCCCTCTGCATGACGA GTTTCTCAAGGATGATTCGCCTCCTGCAGGTGATGATTCAACAAACATTAATGAAACCTCTAGCAAGACTAAAGAAATAAAGGAAGTTTTAAGGCTGTTTCCAATATGGGTAACCTGTTTAACGTATACAATTGGGCATGCTCAATCCTGCACATTATTTACGAAGCAAGCAACAACACTTGACAGATCAATAGGGCAAAGTTATAGTATACCAGCTGCAGCACTTCGGATTATCATCGCCCTTTCTGTAGTGTTCTGTAGCATAATTTATGATCGAATTTTCGTCCCAATTGCGAGAAGGATAACAAGATATTCCTCTGGGATAACAATGCTTCAGAGAATAGGAATTGGCATGGCAATATCTGTCCTGAACATGGTCATTGCAGCTGTGATTGAGAAGAAAAGACTCAAAACTGCTCGAGATTTTGGTCTCCTCGACATTCCTAATGCAACAGTTCCCATGAGCTTTTGGTGGTTGGCGCCTCAATATTTATTATTTGGACTAGTTGATGTGTTGATTAACGTAGGAATGCAGGAATTCTTCTATGATCAGGTGCCTACAGAATTAAGATGTTTAGGCCTCTCTTTTTCCCAGGGGACCATAGGCATAGGCGATTTCTTGAGCAGCTTTCTGGTCTCTATGATTGACAAAATTACAAGCCAAGGGGGTAGAGAAAGTTGGTTCTCAGATAACTTAAATCGAGCACATGTTGATTACTTCTATTGGCTGCTTGCTGGAATAGGTGTTGTGGGTTTAATTCCATTTGTCTGTTTAGCAAAATCTTACATTTATAGGGAACCAAATAATATCAAAAACGATTCTGATGTATAG
- the LOC113750399 gene encoding protein NRT1/ PTR FAMILY 5.10-like, whose translation MEVEVEVEEEEKGERERRQLQRWRWATEVTEAMVDEVRAVIGYRGWILSKMLPATTQDNTKDNAMSSCTSSKGIDMKKVLRLLPIRSTCLTYTIAWAKARTLFTKQVTTVDKSIGHSFQLPSASIRMFIPISNTLVEKRRLEIARNYGLIGVPNAKVPMSFWWLVPQNAFSSLAYAFTQMGLQESFYDQVPTEFRSLRPSLSYGAVGVGNFLSSFLIYLIDKTTSRFCTNR comes from the exons AtggaggtggaggtggaggtggaggaggaggagaagggaGAGAGGGAAAGGAGGCAGCTGCAGAGGTGGCGGTGGGCAACGGAAGTGACCGAGGCAATGGTGGATGAGGTGAGAGCAGTAATTGGTTATAGAGGGTG GATTCTGAGCAAAATGTTGCCTGCAACAACACAAGATAATACAAAGGATAATGCCATGTCGAGTTGCACCAGCAGCAAGGGCATCGACATGAAGAAAGTACTACGGCTGCTTCCTATACGGTCTACTTGTTTAACGTACACAATTGCCTGGGCAAAAGCTCGCACATTATTCACCAAGCAAGTAACTACTGTGGACAAATCAATAGGGCATAGCTTCCAACTCCCATCGGCTTCAATAAGGATGTTCATTCCAATCTCAAACA CTCTAGTTGAGAAAAGAAGACTTGAAATTGCTCGAAATTATGGTCTCATTGGTGTCCCAAATGCAAAGGTTCCTATGAGCTTTTGGTGGCTGGTTCCTCAGAATGCTTTTTCTTCACTAGCATATGCGTTCACCCAAATGGGATTGCAGGAGTCTTTCTATGATCAGGTGCCTACTGAATTTAGAAGTCTGAGGCCCTCTCTATCATATGGTGCAGTAGGCGTGGGGAATTTCCTGAGCAGTTTTCTCATTTATCTTATTGATAAAACTACAAGTCGATTTTGCACAAATAGGTAG
- the LOC113749191 gene encoding protein NRT1/ PTR FAMILY 5.10-like isoform X1, with translation MSGSRSTEPQTPLLATDNEPLDGYTDYKGCPIKRSKSGGWRSASCILAAGSLERFAYFGIESNLINYLTGPIGESVATAAANVNTWVGVVSLVPIFGAFVADSFLGRYKSIIIAAILYILGLGLLTLSATITPIVTGASDFQDRTKNESGPESPDKYIKALFFGSLYLVALAQGYNTFLQAFGANQFDEKHPEESIAKSSFFNWWFCVGAMGAIATHLILPYIQDNINWGIGFGIPCLAVIVGLILFLLGNKTYRFPATIGDKEVEIRYGKKDKGFKKSISALYIVAPSSSREESPLHDEFLKDDSPPAGDDSTNINETSSKTKEIKEVLRLFPIWVTCLTYTIGHAQSCTLFTKQATTLDRSIGQSYSIPAAALRIIIALSVVFCSIIYDRIFVPIARRITRYSSGITMLQRIGIGMAISVLNMVIAAVIEKKRLKTARDFGLLDIPNATVPMSFWWLAPQYLLFGLVDVLINVGMQEFFYDQVPTELRCLGLSFSQGTIGIGDFLSSFLVSMIDKITSQGGRESWFSDNLNRAHVDYFYWLLAGIGVVGLIPFVCLAKSYIYREPNNIKNDSDV, from the exons ATGAGTGGAAGCAGAAGCACGGAACCCCAAACTCCACTCCTTGCCACTGATAATGAACCACTGGATGGTTATACAGATTACAAGGGCTGTCCAATTAAACGATCCAAATCAGGTGGATGGAGATCGGCATCTTGCATCCTAG CTGCAGGAAGTCTTGAGAGGTTTGCATATTTTGGAATAGAATCAAATCTCATTAACTATCTGACCGGGCCAATTGGAGAATCTGTTGCAACAGCTGCGGCTAATGTCAATACATGGGTTGGCGTAGTTTCACTTGTACCAATTTTTGGAGCATTTGTGGCCGATTCCTTCCTTGGCCGCTACAAATCAATCATCATTGCTGCCATTCTCTACATCTTG GGACTCGGATTGTTGACCCTTTCTGCAACGATTACTCCAATAGTTACCGGAGCTTCAGATTTCCAAGATAGAACCAAGAATGAATCAGGGCCTGAATCACCTGATAAGTATATCAAAGCTTTGTTTTTTGGATCACTGTATCTGGTTGCACTGGCGCAAGGATATAACACCTTTCTTCAAGCCTTTGGAGCCAATCAATTTGATGAAAAACATCCGGAAGAGAGCATAGCCAAGAGCTCATTCTTCAACTGGTGGTTTTGTGTCGGGGCCATGGGTGCAATAGCTACACATTTAATCTTACCTTACATTCAGGACAACATAAACTGGGGCATTGGTTTTGGGATTCCATGTCTGGCCGTGATAGTCGGGCTTATCCTGTTTTTACTGGGAAACAAAACGTATCGATTTCCTGCCACAATAGGTGATAAAGAGGTAGAAATCCGTTATGGGAAGAAGGACAAGGGATTCAAGAAAAGCATCAGTGCTTTGTACATTGTAGCTCCCTCATCAAGCCGTGAAGAAAGCCCTCTGCATGACGA GTTTCTCAAGGATGATTCGCCTCCTGCAGGTGATGATTCAACAAACATTAATGAAACCTCTAGCAAGACTAAAGAAATAAAGGAAGTTTTAAGGCTGTTTCCAATATGGGTAACCTGTTTAACGTATACAATTGGGCATGCTCAATCCTGCACATTATTTACGAAGCAAGCAACAACACTTGACAGATCAATAGGGCAAAGTTATAGTATACCAGCTGCAGCACTTCGGATTATCATCGCCCTTTCTGTAGTGTTCTGTAGCATAATTTATGATCGAATTTTCGTCCCAATTGCGAGAAGGATAACAAGATATTCCTCTGGGATAACAATGCTTCAGAGAATAGGAATTGGCATGGCAATATCTGTCCTGAACATGGTCATTGCAGCTGTGATTGAGAAGAAAAGACTCAAAACTGCTCGAGATTTTGGTCTCCTCGACATTCCTAATGCAACAGTTCCCATGAGCTTTTGGTGGTTGGCGCCTCAATATTTATTATTTGGACTAGTTGATGTGTTGATTAACGTAGGAATGCAGGAATTCTTCTATGATCAGGTGCCTACAGAATTAAGATGTTTAGGCCTCTCTTTTTCCCAGGGGACCATAGGCATAGGCGATTTCTTGAGCAGCTTTCTGGTCTCTATGATTGACAAAATTACAAGCCAAGGGGGTAGAGAAAGTTGGTTCTCAGATAACTTAAATCGAGCACATGTTGATTACTTCTATTGGCTGCTTGCTGGAATAGGTGTTGTGGGTTTAATTCCATTTGTCTGTTTAGCAAAATCTTACATTTATAGGGAACCAAATAATATCAAAAACGATTCTGATGTATAG